One segment of Cololabis saira isolate AMF1-May2022 chromosome 9, fColSai1.1, whole genome shotgun sequence DNA contains the following:
- the gck gene encoding hexokinase-4 has product MPCISDHHDLMVKTPRSYSDVVEKILMVEQILSELRLNKEELKEVMKRMQREMNRGLRLETHEEASVKMLPTYVCSTPEGSEVGDFLALDLGGTNFRVMLVKVGEDEERGFKVETKNQMYSIPEDAMTGTAEMLFDYIAECMSDFLDKHHIKHKKLPLGFTFSFPVRHEDIDKGILLNWTKGFKASGAEGNNVVGLLRDAIKRRGDFEMDVVAMVNDTVATMISCYYEDRSCEVGMIVGTGCNACYMEEMRTVELVEGEEGHMCVNTEWGAFGDHGELEEFRLEYDRVVDEASINPGHQLYEKLISGKYMGELVRLVIMKLVNEDLLFNGEASEQLKTRGSFETRFVSQVESDYGDRKQIYNILSSLGVLPSELDCDIVRLVCESVSTRSAHMCAAGLAGVINLMRERRSQEPLKITVGVDGSVYKLHPCFRDRFHKVVRELTPHCEITFIQSEEGSGRGAALISAVACKMCVLSH; this is encoded by the exons GTGGAGCAGATTCTGTCGGAGTTGAGGCTGAATAAAGAAGAACTTAAAGAAGTGATGAAGAGGATGCAGCGAGAGATGAACAGAGGTCTGCGGTTAGAGACCCACGAAGAGGCCAGTGTCAAAATGCTTCCGACCTATGTCTGCTCCACCCCTGAGGGGTCAG AGGTGGGTGATTTCTTGGCTCTGGACCTGGGGGGCACAAACTTCCGTGTGATGCTTGTAAAAGTGGGAGAAGATGAGGAGAGGGGTTTTAAGGTGGAGACCAAGAATCAAATGTACTCCATCCCTGAAGATGCCATGACAGGGACGGCTGAAATG TTGTTTGACTACATCGCGGAGTGTATGTCAGATTTTTTGGACAAACACCACATCAAGCACAAGAAGCTCCCTCTGGGTTTCACCTTCTCGTTTCCTGTACGACATGAGGACATTGACAAG GGAATCCTGCTCAACTGGACCAAAGGTTTCAAGGCCTCTGGGGCAGAAGGGAACAATGTGGTTGGATTACTCCGAGATGCTATCAAGAGAAGAGGG GACTTTGAGATGGAtgtggttgccatggtgaatgaCACAGTAGCCACCATGATTTCCTGTTATTATGAGGACCGCAGCTGTGAAGTCGGGATGATTGTCG GCACTGGCTGTAACGCGTGCtacatggaggagatgaggaCCGTGGAGCTGGTGGAAGGGGAGGAGGGCCACATGTGTGTGAACACAGAGTGGGGGGCGTTCGGGGACCACGGGGAGCTGGAGGAGTTCAGACTGGAGTACGACCGAGTGGTGGACGAGGCCTCCATTAACCCCGGACACCAGCT ATACGAGAAGCTGATCAGTGGGAAGTACATGGGGGAGCTGGTGAGGCTCGTCATCATGAAGCTGGTGAACGAGGACCTGCTGTTCAACGGCGAAGCCTCAGAGCAGCTCAAGACACGCGGCAGCTTCGAGACACGCTTCGTCTCACAGGTCGAGAG CGACTATGGGGACAGAAAACAAATCTACAACATCCTGTCGTCTCTGGGCGTTCTTCCCTCCGAGCTGGACTGTGACATCGTGCGACTGGTCTGTGAGAGCGTCTCCACGCGCTCTGCTCACATGTGTGCAGCAGGACTTGCTGGTGTGATCAATCTAATGAGGGAGCGACGCAGCCAGGAACCTCTGAAGATCACAGTCGGCGTGGACGGATCGGTCTACAAGCTGCACCCGTG TTTCCGTGACAGATTTCACAAAGTTGTCAGGGAGCTCACTCCTCACTGCGAGATCACCTTCATCCAGTCGGAGGAGGGCAGCGGTCGCGGAGCAGCTCTCATCTCAGCGGTGGCCTGTAAGATGTGTGTGCTGTCGCACTAA
- the myl7 gene encoding myosin regulatory light chain 2, atrial isoform, which yields MASKKASNKRQRGAQKSSSNVFSMFEQSQIQEFKEAFGCIDQDRDGVIKKQDLRETYAQLGKLNVKDEELEEMLSEGKGPINFTVFLSLFGEKINGTDPEDTILAAFKLFDPNGTGFVNKEEFRRLLMNQADRFTGEEVNQALALAPIDPAGNIDYKSLCYIITHGDEKEES from the exons ATG GCGAGTAAAAAGGCCTCCAATAAGAGGCAGAGGGGAGCGCAGAAGTCGTCCTCCAACGTCTTCTCCATGTTCGAGCAGTCTCAGATCCAGGAGTTCAAGGAG GCATTTGGCTGCATTGACCAAGACAGAGACGGTGTTATCAAAAAGCAGGACCTGAGGGAGACCTATGCTCAGCTGG GAAAACTTAACGTGAAAgatgaggagctggaggagatgCTGAGCGAAGGCAAGGGTCCCATCAACTTCACAGTTTTCTTGTCCCTTTTTGGAGAGAAAATCAATG GAACTGATCCTGAGGACACCATACTTGCTGCCTTCAAGCTTTTTGACCCCAACGGGACAGGCTTTGTTAATAAGGAAGA ATTTCGGAGATTACTGATGAACCAGGCTGATAGATTCACTGGAGAggag GTGAATCAGGCCCTGGCCCTCGCTCCCATCGACCCAGCTGGAAACATCGACTATAAGTCGCTGTGCTACATCATCACACACGGAGATGAGAAAGAAGAGTCCTAA
- the agpat9l gene encoding glycerol-3-phosphate acyltransferase 3-like: protein MEVFWAGVLWSVKIWLYLIFSLIMTPAMFGFSLGLSETYMTILVRILEWATLKIQKANLDEQALKASTNNGIIQREDGSMEEEFEDLRRSRPKPAVGGDFTLSDCFYFSRRGIETIVEDEVTQRFSSEELVSWNLLTRTNNDFQYISLRLTLVYGLGIFVRYCILAPLRITLACIGLSWLVIGTSAVGLFPNWRIKFWLSEWVHVMCYRICARGLSATIQYHNRENKPKKGGICVANHTSPIDIVILCNDGCYAMVGQVHGGLMGVIQRAMVRSCPHVWFERAEMKDRHLVTKRLTDHVNDKTKLPILIFPEGTCVNNTSVMMFKKGSFEIGATIYPVAIKYDPKFGDAFWNSSKYSMVSYLLRMMTSWALVCNVWYLPAMHQQEGEDAVQFANRVKSAIAHQGGLLDLQWDGGLKRAKVKETFKEQEQKKYSSMVVGDDSSSNSD from the exons ATGGAGGTTTTCTGGGCAGGGGTCCTTTGGTCTGTGAAGATTTGGCTGTACCTCATTTTCAGCCTCATCATGACCCCAGCCATGTTCGGATTCTCCCTGGGCCTGTCTGAGACCTACATGACCATCCTGGTCAGAATCTTAGAG TGGGCCACTCTGAAGATACAGAAGGCAAACTTAGATGAACAAGCACTCAAAGCCTCTACTAATAATG GTATAATCCAGAGGGAAGATGGCTCTATGGAGGAAGAGTTTGAGGATCTCAGACGCAGTCGACCCAAACCAGCAGTGGGCGGGGACTTCACACTCAGCGACTGCTTCTATTTCTCCCGGAGAGGAATCGAGACCATTGTAGAGGATGAG GTGACCCAGCGGTTCAGCTCTGAGGAGCTGGTGTCCTGGAACTTACTGACCCGCACCAACAATGATTTCCAGTACATAAGTCTCAGACTGACACTGGTCTACGGCCTTGGTATCTTTGTAAGATACTGCATCCTTGCCCCGCTTAG GATAACACTGGCCTGCATCGGCCTGAGCTGGTTGGTTATTGGAACATCTGCAGTGGGATTATTTCCAAATTGGAG GATAAAGTTTTGGCTCAGTGAGTGGGTCCACGTCATGTGCTACAGAATCTGTGCTCGGGGGCTCTCTGCTACCATTCAGTACCACAACAG agaaaataaacccaaaaaaggAGGCATCTGCGTGGCCAATCACACCAGTCCCATCGACATTGTTATACTCTGCAACGACGGCTGTTATGCCATG GTGGGTCAAGTTCACGGCGGTCTGATGGGGGTTATTCAAAGAGCCATGGTTAGGTCTTGCCCTCATGTCTGGTTTGAGAGAGCAGAGATGAAAGATCGCCATCTGGTGACCAAAAG GTTGACGGATCATGTGAATGACAAGACAAAGCTTCCCATATTGATATTTCCAGAGG GAACCTGTGTCAACAACACATCcgtcatgatgtttaaaaaaGGAAGTTTTGAAATCGGGGCAACAATATATCCTGTAGCCATTAAG TATGACCCAAAGTTTGGAGATGCCTTCTGGAACAGTTCCAAGTACAGCATGGTGAGCTACCTGCTGAGGATGATGACCAGTTGGGCTCTGGTCTGCAACGTCTGGTACCTCCCGGCCATGCACCAACAG GAAGGAGAGGATGCCGTGCAGTTTGCCAACAGAGTGAAGTCGGCCATCGCTCACCAGGGGGGGCTGCTAGATCTTCAGTG GGACGGGGGCCTGAAGAGAGCAAAAGTGAAGGAGACGTTTAAAGAGCAGGAGCAGAAGAAGTACAGCAGCATGGTGGTGGGCGatgacagcagcagcaacagcgaCTGA